In Salmo salar chromosome ssa15, Ssal_v3.1, whole genome shotgun sequence, one genomic interval encodes:
- the isca1 gene encoding iron-sulfur cluster assembly 1 homolog, mitochondrial yields MSFPNMSASMVARATVRAVTKRKILATRAALTLTPSAVKRIRTLLEGKPEYIGLKVGVRTRGCNGMTYTLDFTKQKDQADEEVLQDGVRVFIEKKAQLTLLGTEMDFVESKLSSEFVFNNPNIKGTCGCGESFNM; encoded by the exons ATGTCATTCCCCAACATGTCTGCCTCCATGGTGGCCCGGGCGACCGTCCGAGCAGTCACTAAAAGAAAGATATTAGCCACTAGAGCTGCTTTAACTCTG actccctctgctgTGAAGAGGATCAGGACTTTACTGGAGGGTAAACCAGAATAC ATTGGTCTGAAGGTGGGTGTGAGGACACGGGGCTGTAACGGTATGACCTACACTCTGGACTTCACCAAACAGAAGGATCAGGCTGATGAGGAGGTGCTGCAGGACG GTGTCCGTGTATTTATAGAGAAGAAGGCCCAGCTCACTCTGCTGGGGACCGAGATGGACTTCGTGGAGTCCAAGCTGTCCAGTGAGTTCGTCTTCAACAACCCCAACATCAAGGGCACCTGTGGCTGTGGAGAGAGCTTTAACATGTGA